ACACAGCTCTTATAAATGGATACTGCAGCCAGGGAGAAACAGCTAAGGCGAAGATCTTTTACAAGAAATGTTGGATAAGGGAATGAAGCCAGATGTACTGACATTTTCAGTATTAAGTAAGAGAACATGAGAGATTGAAAGGTTCATTCCTATTTATGATGCACCGGTTGTTGTGTGTTGATGAATGACTGAAGAGATCATTCCAACATAAAGGTAATACTTTCTTGTAATTGTATTTAATCTGGTCATCATGAGTTTACTAAATATTTTAGCATCCGCTTGGATTGTGTTATCCAATATAATGATGTTTATCCACCTGCAGACTGTTGTGTTCTGAGAATCCTACCAGATTAGGCTACATTGATCACTGGACCTATGTCTGTCAGGAAGCCGGACACCTGGAGCGCGGGAAGACTGCCCTTTCAGCACAGCATTGGGTCTTCAAGGAAAAGAACGAAATGCTGGTACTTTCATCTCAAGACCAATAACTACCAATGGTGCTGTGCGCACACCATCCTGGCAAAGCCTGCTGTGGCAGCTGAGCCAACTATGAGGTTTTACGGGACCATTTTGTGCCTGCTGATTGGTGCTGTGTTCCCAGACAACCAAGAGTGGAGTAGACAGAGGTAAGCTCTCCAGGGTCCCGGTCCcaggccgggggggggggggggggggggggggggggNNNNNNNNNNNNNNNNNNNNNNNNNNNNNNNNNNNNNNNNNNNNNNNNNNNNNNNNNNNNNNNNNNNNNNNNNNNNNNNNNNNNNNNNNNNNNNNNNNNNNNNNNNNNNNNNNNNNNNNNNNNNNNNNNNNNNNNNNNNNNNNNNNNNNNNNNNNNNNNNNNNNNNNNNNNNNNNNNNNNNNNNNNNNNNNNNNNNNNNNNNNNNNNNNNNNNNNNNNNNNNNNNNNNNNNNNNNNNNNNNNNNNNNNNNNNNNNNNNNNNNNNNNNNNNNNNNNNNNNNNNNNNNNNNNNNNNNNNNNNNNNNNNNNNNNNNNNNNNNNNNNNNNNNNNNNNNNNNNNNNNNNNNNNNNNNNNNNNNNNNNNNNNNNNNNNNNNNNNNNNNNNNNNNNNNNNNNNNNNNNNNNNNNNNNNNNNNNNNNNNNNNNNNNNNNNNNNNNNNNNNNNNNNNNNNNNNNNNNNNNNNNNNNNNNNNNNNNNNNNNNNNNNNNNNNNNNNNNNNNNNNNNNNNNNNNNNNNNNNNNNNNNNNNNNNNNNNNNNNNNNNNNNNNNNNNNNNNNNNNNNNNNNNNNNNNNNNNNNNNNNNNNNNNNNNNNNNNNNNNNNNNNNNNNNNNNNNNNNNNNNNNNNNNNNNNNNNNNNNNNNNNNNNNNNNNNNNNNNNNNNNNNNNNNNNNNNNNNNNNNNNNNNNNNNNNNNNNNNNNNNNNNNNNNNNNNNNNNNNNNNNNNNNNNNNNNNNNNNNNNNNNNNNNNNNNNNNNNNNNNNNNNNNNNNNNNNNNNNNNNNNNNNNNNNNNNNNNNNNNNNNNNNNNNNNNNNNNNNNNNNNNNNNNNNNNNNNNNNNNNNNNNNNNNNNNNNNNNNNNNNNNNNNNNNNNNNNNNNNNNNNNNNNNNNNNNNNNNNNNNNNNNNNNNNNNNNNNNNNNNNNNNNNNNNNNNNNNNNNNNNNNNNNNNNNNNNNNNNNNNNNNNNNNNNNNNNNNNNNNNNNNNNNNNNNNNNNNNNNNNNNNNNNNNNNNNNNNNNNNNNNNNNNNNNNNNNNNATTTTGGATTGGAATGAGGTGAATTGGTTCTTTTTTCACTTGATCCACGATGCCATTATAGTATGTCCGACATTGTGGCACGAGCATGAGCATTATTGGACACAATTTTTGAGCACTGAAATAAGCTATTTATTCTTTGGAAAACGTACGCTAGCAGTCCTTTCCCTATAAATCAAACTCTTACAAATTAAAACCAGTCCCAACCAAATCTTAATGCACCCCAAACAACAAGGTAATTAAGTACTATGACAAACAGATTGTGAAAAGGTTAGGCCGGATCCTCTGAGTTTCTCCTCAATGATGCAATCCAGCTTGCGAGCCATCTCCTCAGTGAGGTAGTTCTCCCAATCCCCTACCTTTCCCTTCCTGAAAAACATGGAGTTCTTGGTCGGCATGGCACCGATCCGACCAGCCACCACCCCATCGGAGTTCACCGGCAGGTCCCTGAGGTTCTGGAAGCTGCACAGcctcaccacctcctccacgaCCCCGCCGCTCTCCTCCTCGACGGTGAAGGGAACGCCGAGGAACTCGGCGAGCATCCTGACGTGCTTCGCAGGTTGAGCCATCATCTCGTCGTACTTGAGGAAGAGAACATTGTTGGGCTCTCTCACGCTTAGATCCCAGTACCCTAGGCAGTGCTCCCAGATAGGCCCGAACACGGAAACCCCCTCGCAGAACAACTCAAAGGCCTTGTCGAACTCTATGAGCCGCGCGTTTTGCGCGTGGTGCCACGTGGACACGAGCACGTCCTTTGGGTCCCGGCACAGGTACACGAGTCGTCGGCAGCCGAGAGGCAGCGTGCCTGGGGGCAGCAGCGCCCGCGGGACGTGCGTGCACAGCAGCCTCGGAGAGGGGAGCGCCTCGAGCTCCGCTACCAGGTAGAGGGTCCGGTCGGGGAGCTCGAGGAACGGCACGAGGTCGTGGGGGTTGTGGCTGAGCAGCGggtggtggccgccggcgacggggtggCGGGAGCGGTTGGCGACGGTGAAGGCGAGGGCCTTGAGCCAGGTGGTGCCGCACTTGGGGTACGTGACGAGGAGGACGTCGTCCGGGCGGGGGTTGAACTGGGCTTGCACCAGCTTCACGCTCTCGACTCGCTGCGGTGTCAGCCAGCAGCCCTGCAGGCGGAAGAGCGGCAGGAACCACCCTTCTCTCATAGGGAGGGTGGTGGGCGTCTGGGTGAGGCCATCTCGTGCTTCTCCCTCGGAGCCGCCGCTGTGTTCTTTCTTCTCGAATTGGGGTGCATCAGCCATGGCGAATTGGCGAGGTAGTGGATGTGTAGCTAGAGCTAGAATATGATGTGGGCTACGAATGGTTTACATTTATAAAAAAAGGATCAGAGCACGAGAAACGAGCGTTATTTCGGGAAACTTATATATATCGGTTACCTAACCGGACTATAATCGTTCGGGACTTTTAATCCGGagttgattaaaaaaatattctaaattccTGATAGATCTCAAAAGTCAAAAGTTAcatgatttttcacgcgaaatatacGCGTGCGCGACGCATGAGATTCAAACCCACAACCCTCAAGTCTCGCATGTAACttttttaccatctcacctacactaTACATCTAACtaagtaggggatgcaatccttttgtagtaactcgtgaGGGACCCGTCCCGATTGGTGTTATCAACCGCACCCTCAGAGACTTTAATCCGGGttttgtaacaccaaccaggactaaatgatCACAATTtagagatttttgttgaggatagAAAGTCTCCGACGAGGGTCAGTAATAAGCTCATCCCAGTCCCACACAAATAAATAATCTAGCCACCTGACCTACCTCTAAAAGAAAATTCTATAGCCAGCTGGCTCGCAGATTGAGATCCTACAAAAATTATTATAGGTGCTCCTATAATTTGCAATCGTGCATCAGACGTTAGCTTATCTTACGGGTACAAATCGGTCGTCGCGCTCGCGCATATTTTGGTTGGTGGCAACGCAACGCTGCCACGCAAGATGAACAGGAGCAGGCGACCCCACCTGCAGTGAGAATCGTTAGGTTGTGTTATGAGCTCCGTGCACGACCAATAGCACTCGTGGGCCGTGCTGGGGACTCTAGAGATTGGGCCGGAGGAGAGATTTCAGACCGCGACTGACTCACAGCCACACACCACCACCAAATCAATCGCCTGGGCTCACGGGATTGAGCCCAATAGGACGAAGCGAGCAGAAAATGTTAGGCATCGTGGTTGCCTGGGCCACGACGATGCCGGTCCCGCACGCAGCCCGTGGCGTTTGCTTTGGGCCTTCCTTCGGCCAcgccatgctgctgctgctagtgcTCTGTGCTCTCCCACCCCGCCCGACCCCCAGTGTACATGGCGCATGATGAGCCACACGTGTACACTGATTACCTTTTAAGCCTCGACCTCTTATTTTTATTCATGAAACCGAGCCTTTATTTTTGAACTCCATCTCCATGATGGCACGGCCATGATTACGCACGACTGTCTTCCAATGTACAAACAGCgatttttctttattattattCAGGAACtcgatactccctccgttccaaattgtaggtcgttttagcttttctagtttcatagatattattatgcacctagccAAACGCTATATCtaaatatctatgaacttaaaaatattaaaacgacctacaatttggaaggGAAGAAGTAtatgggggtgtttgtttctttaggagctcctaaaattcctgtcacatagatactaattaggagtattaaacatagactaattacaaaactaattgcacagatggaaactaatttgcaagacgaatctattaagcctaattaattcatcattaccacatgtttattgtagcatcacattgtcaaatcatggactaattaggcttaataga
The genomic region above belongs to Setaria italica strain Yugu1 chromosome VI, Setaria_italica_v2.0, whole genome shotgun sequence and contains:
- the LOC101777917 gene encoding cytosolic sulfotransferase 5 gives rise to the protein MADAPQFEKKEHSGGSEGEARDGLTQTPTTLPMREGWFLPLFRLQGCWLTPQRVESVKLVQAQFNPRPDDVLLVTYPKCGTTWLKALAFTVANRSRHPVAGGHHPLLSHNPHDLVPFLELPDRTLYLVAELEALPSPRLLCTHVPRALLPPGTLPLGCRRLVYLCRDPKDVLVSTWHHAQNARLIEFDKAFELFCEGVSVFGPIWEHCLGYWDLSVREPNNVLFLKYDEMMAQPAKHVRMLAEFLGVPFTVEEESGGVVEEVVRLCSFQNLRDLPVNSDGVVAGRIGAMPTKNSMFFRKGKVGDWENYLTEEMARKLDCIIEEKLRGSGLTFSQSVCHST